One stretch of Bosea vaviloviae DNA includes these proteins:
- the rsmG gene encoding 16S rRNA (guanine(527)-N(7))-methyltransferase RsmG yields the protein MTVDKSDRAHALSLTPVSRETEERLAILVAELERWQVAKNLVSSGTLKDVWTRHIADSLQLFDLARDSQRWLDLGSGGGFPGLVIGICLAERGAGEIHLVESNSRKCAFLRHAARLTGAPVRVHNARIEDAVGDFVGKIDVVCARALAPLPLLLDWCKDLLRTGALGLFPKGQHLDAELTDASKYWKIQASTVSSVTDSAARILMVRAVEKRADS from the coding sequence GTGACTGTTGATAAAAGCGACAGGGCGCATGCTTTGAGCTTGACGCCTGTTTCACGTGAAACAGAGGAGCGTCTGGCGATCCTCGTCGCTGAGCTCGAGCGCTGGCAGGTGGCAAAGAATCTGGTGTCCTCGGGCACGTTGAAAGATGTCTGGACACGCCATATTGCCGATTCACTGCAACTCTTCGATCTGGCGCGAGACTCGCAGCGCTGGCTTGATCTCGGCTCCGGCGGCGGCTTTCCCGGGTTGGTGATCGGCATTTGCCTGGCGGAGCGGGGGGCCGGCGAAATCCATCTTGTCGAGAGCAACAGCCGAAAATGCGCTTTTTTGCGACATGCCGCGCGTTTGACGGGGGCACCGGTCAGGGTTCACAATGCGCGGATCGAGGATGCCGTTGGCGATTTTGTGGGCAAGATCGACGTGGTTTGCGCGCGAGCCCTGGCGCCGCTGCCATTGCTGCTGGACTGGTGCAAAGACCTGTTGAGAACAGGGGCGTTGGGGCTTTTTCCCAAGGGACAACATCTAGATGCTGAATTGACCGACGCGTCTAAATATTGGAAGATTCAGGCCTCAACGGTTTCTTCCGTGACAGACAGCGCCGCGCGCATCCTGATGGTTCGTGCGGTCGAGAAGCGGGCCGATTCATGA